In the genome of Actinomadura graeca, one region contains:
- a CDS encoding cysteine dioxygenase, with product MVPDLTMRGQDDPHGRTLITRPPTVGQLAARVHDLAARPDGWWPLAGFGTVPVSIPLDEVDGVRAWLATWPPGYRTTVHVHGKTRVSTLVAGELAEVVIAVDGVTERPLKANRVRVHGSRAHAFTNPGPAYAVTLHA from the coding sequence ATGGTCCCCGATCTCACCATGCGTGGTCAGGACGACCCGCATGGACGCACCCTCATCACCCGCCCGCCCACCGTCGGGCAGCTCGCCGCGCGCGTCCACGACCTCGCGGCGCGGCCGGACGGCTGGTGGCCGCTCGCCGGCTTCGGCACCGTTCCCGTCTCGATCCCGCTGGACGAGGTGGACGGCGTCCGAGCGTGGCTCGCGACGTGGCCGCCCGGCTACCGCACCACCGTGCACGTCCACGGGAAGACCCGGGTCAGCACGCTGGTCGCCGGTGAGCTCGCCGAGGTCGTCATCGCCGTGGACGGCGTGACCGAGCGTCCTCTGAAGGCGAACCGCGTGCGCGTCCACGGCAGCCGCGCCCACGCGTTCACCAACCCCGGCCCCGCCTACGCGGTGACGCTGCACGCGTGA
- a CDS encoding isocitrate lyase/PEP mutase family protein, translated as MNYGDELRREILSNGVTPLIGVFDMFSASVAAQHYDGLFVSGFGFAASYYGLPDIGFIAWPDMVAFVQRLRLAFPGRHLLVDIDDGYVDPEVACHVVEHLERIGASGVILEDQQRPRRCGHVEGKRILPLPEYLEKLDMVLSTRRDLVVVARTDATEDEEILTRAKALADTDADVILVDGVRSIDWIHRVRAVIGDKPLLFNQIAGGKSPRVSLPELADLGVNVAIYSTPCLFAAQSAMDEALQRLKGSEGRLPETTTGSIGVKESLALLERNISRNHPKPQRELADALV; from the coding sequence GTGAATTACGGAGACGAGCTACGACGCGAGATCCTGTCGAATGGAGTCACCCCGCTCATCGGCGTGTTCGACATGTTCTCCGCCTCCGTCGCCGCACAGCACTACGACGGCCTGTTCGTGTCGGGCTTCGGGTTCGCCGCGTCCTACTACGGGCTCCCCGACATCGGCTTCATCGCCTGGCCCGACATGGTGGCGTTCGTGCAGCGGCTGCGGCTCGCCTTCCCCGGCCGGCATCTGCTGGTCGACATCGACGACGGATACGTCGACCCCGAGGTCGCGTGCCACGTCGTCGAGCATCTGGAGCGGATCGGCGCGTCCGGCGTGATCCTGGAGGACCAGCAGCGCCCGCGGCGCTGCGGGCACGTGGAGGGCAAGCGGATCCTGCCGCTGCCGGAGTACCTGGAGAAGCTCGACATGGTCCTGAGCACCCGCCGGGACCTCGTCGTCGTCGCCCGCACCGACGCCACCGAGGACGAGGAGATCCTCACGCGCGCCAAGGCCCTGGCGGATACCGACGCGGACGTCATCCTGGTGGACGGCGTCCGGAGCATCGACTGGATCCACCGGGTCCGGGCCGTCATCGGCGACAAGCCCCTGCTGTTCAACCAGATCGCGGGTGGCAAGTCGCCGCGCGTCTCGCTGCCCGAACTGGCCGATCTGGGGGTGAACGTCGCCATCTACAGCACCCCCTGCCTCTTCGCGGCGCAGAGCGCCATGGACGAGGCGCTCCAGCGTCTCAAGGGCAGCGAGGGACGGCTCCCCGAGACCACCACCGGGAGCATCGGGGTCAAGGAGTCGCTCGCGCTGCTCGAACGCAACATCAGCCGGAACCATCCGAAGCCGCAGCGGGAGCTGGCGGACGCCCTGGTGTGA
- a CDS encoding ATP-binding protein, which produces METVTDAVTGPAPRLERTARGRLVAGVCGGMAAHLGVDVLIVRAAFVLLTLASGLGAAAYTAFWVLVPRADEDTAPAAAAPARRRDWGQLLAYAAVGLGLAVLPLGAGIVQWALWPFVVGGVGAAILWQQADRDQRQRWVLPLRERWLRSLLGLLLVVGGIGGFVAQKVDAGQARSVVIAMLIILTGVAVIVTPWVVRLWQDLDAERHERIRSQERAELAAHIHDSVLHTLTLIQRNAADPREVQRLARSQERTLRTWLYQPRADPGQTFAAAIRELAGEVEDDHGVPIEIVCVGDTVLDDRIGATLQAAREAMVNAAKYAEAPSVSVYAEVEGDEIAIFVRDRGKGFDLDQVPEDRMGVRGSIIGRMERNGGKATVRTAPGEGTEVRLEIKKS; this is translated from the coding sequence ATGGAAACGGTGACCGACGCGGTGACCGGCCCGGCGCCGCGGCTGGAGCGGACCGCGCGGGGCCGCCTCGTCGCCGGGGTGTGCGGCGGGATGGCGGCGCACCTCGGCGTGGACGTGCTGATCGTCCGCGCCGCGTTCGTCCTGCTCACGCTGGCGAGCGGCCTCGGCGCCGCCGCGTACACCGCGTTCTGGGTGCTGGTCCCCCGGGCGGACGAGGACACCGCGCCGGCGGCGGCCGCGCCCGCCCGCCGCCGGGACTGGGGCCAGCTCCTGGCCTACGCGGCGGTCGGGCTCGGGCTGGCGGTGCTGCCGCTCGGCGCGGGAATCGTCCAGTGGGCGCTGTGGCCGTTCGTCGTCGGCGGAGTCGGCGCGGCGATCCTCTGGCAGCAGGCCGACCGCGACCAGCGGCAGCGGTGGGTGCTGCCCCTGCGCGAGCGGTGGCTGCGCAGCCTGCTCGGGCTGCTGCTGGTCGTCGGCGGCATCGGCGGGTTCGTCGCGCAGAAGGTGGACGCCGGGCAGGCCCGCTCCGTCGTCATCGCCATGCTGATCATCCTCACCGGCGTCGCGGTGATCGTCACGCCGTGGGTGGTGCGGCTCTGGCAGGACCTGGACGCCGAGCGGCACGAGCGCATCCGCTCCCAGGAGCGCGCCGAGCTCGCCGCCCACATCCACGACTCGGTGCTGCACACGCTGACGCTCATCCAGCGCAACGCCGCCGACCCCCGCGAGGTGCAGCGCCTCGCCCGCTCCCAGGAGCGGACCCTGCGCACCTGGCTCTACCAGCCGCGCGCCGACCCCGGCCAGACGTTCGCCGCCGCGATCCGGGAGCTCGCCGGGGAGGTCGAGGACGACCACGGCGTGCCGATCGAGATCGTCTGCGTCGGCGACACCGTCCTGGACGACCGGATCGGCGCGACGCTCCAGGCCGCCCGTGAGGCGATGGTGAACGCGGCCAAGTACGCCGAGGCGCCGTCGGTGTCGGTGTACGCGGAGGTGGAGGGCGACGAGATCGCCATCTTCGTCCGCGACCGGGGCAAGGGATTCGACCTCGACCAGGTCCCGGAGGACCGGATGGGCGTCCGGGGGTCCATCATCGGACGTATGGAACGCAACGGCGGCAAGGCCACCGTCCGCACCGCCCCGGGCGAGGGCACGGAGGTCCGCCTGGAGATCAAGAAGTCATGA
- a CDS encoding putative leader peptide, producing the protein MRQPVKFSEKSVSLVARLHVDLCRLASVLCHA; encoded by the coding sequence TTGAGGCAACCCGTGAAGTTCTCCGAGAAGAGCGTCTCGCTCGTGGCCCGGCTGCACGTGGACCTGTGCCGCCTCGCCAGCGTGCTGTGTCACGCCTGA
- a CDS encoding helix-turn-helix domain-containing protein translates to MTADKKAIGARLRQIREAPPYWSRAELARLLRAAADPRDRADMPHVPSLIEMIKQWEAGRYLPNPRYRALYARVTGLTEDDLFAPRSAATRWCPDGLKGVSTPDDEARLLAAAQRPSRIDLSVVDSLAAILAAERRAEDAGGSSPLIEPVRAQLAAVEDMVRGARGPVRRPLLDVAAQWAQFAGWLHSSVDRHDRAMEYLTRTLQWATEVGDQALVGAVMSWQGYVAERRGEIGPMIGLSQAGQRVRQSVGRVYDLFQEARGRALLNEADTVRQLTGTAVEEAADVRSDDARPWEYYYFAPGFFALEHGTAYRILGRTDPDRNAEAVELLTAGLDDLPLEMRGSEWAGDFVHQLGRAYLQAGERDQATRIADELDEMAGSIRSDRLARHADKLR, encoded by the coding sequence ATGACCGCCGACAAGAAGGCCATCGGCGCGCGCCTGCGCCAGATCCGGGAGGCACCGCCCTACTGGTCACGGGCCGAACTGGCACGCCTCCTGCGCGCCGCCGCCGACCCCCGCGACCGCGCCGACATGCCGCACGTGCCCAGCCTCATCGAAATGATCAAACAGTGGGAGGCGGGCAGATACCTGCCCAACCCCCGCTACCGCGCCCTGTACGCACGCGTGACCGGCCTGACCGAAGACGACCTGTTCGCCCCGCGATCGGCTGCGACGCGATGGTGCCCGGACGGGCTCAAGGGCGTGTCCACGCCGGATGACGAGGCGCGGCTTCTCGCGGCCGCGCAACGTCCGTCGCGGATCGATCTCTCCGTCGTGGACTCGCTGGCGGCGATCCTGGCCGCGGAGCGCCGGGCTGAGGACGCCGGCGGGTCGAGCCCGCTGATCGAGCCGGTGCGGGCGCAGCTCGCCGCGGTCGAGGACATGGTGAGGGGCGCGAGGGGCCCCGTCCGCCGACCGCTGCTGGACGTCGCCGCGCAGTGGGCCCAGTTCGCCGGATGGCTCCACAGCAGCGTCGACCGGCATGACCGGGCGATGGAGTACCTCACCCGCACGCTCCAGTGGGCGACCGAGGTCGGCGATCAAGCTCTGGTCGGCGCGGTCATGTCCTGGCAGGGGTACGTCGCCGAACGGCGCGGGGAGATCGGCCCCATGATCGGGCTCTCGCAGGCGGGACAGCGCGTGCGGCAGTCGGTCGGACGCGTCTACGACCTGTTCCAGGAGGCACGGGGCCGGGCCTTGCTCAACGAGGCGGACACCGTCCGGCAGCTCACCGGGACCGCTGTGGAGGAGGCCGCGGACGTCCGGTCCGACGACGCGCGCCCGTGGGAGTACTACTACTTCGCCCCTGGCTTCTTCGCACTTGAGCACGGGACGGCGTACCGCATCCTCGGCCGCACGGACCCGGACCGCAACGCTGAGGCCGTCGAACTGCTCACCGCGGGCCTGGACGATCTGCCACTGGAGATGCGCGGCTCGGAATGGGCGGGAGACTTCGTTCATCAGCTCGGCCGTGCCTACCTTCAGGCCGGTGAGCGGGACCAGGCCACCCGGATCGCTGACGAGCTGGACGAGATGGCGGGGAGTATCAGGTCGGATCGCCTCGCACGCCACGCTGACAAGCTGCGCTGA
- a CDS encoding helix-turn-helix domain-containing protein, with amino-acid sequence MKGELRRLKAWSGLSYRELERRAQSTGHPLPHTTIAAMLSASRPRLPRDEQIEAFTRACGCDDEQVAAWVAARRRIAMEDAVPEQVQVPPQESDGLSSPGLRRRPLLIIGGLCAVTVAVLLAVAVGDRFSRGSSGKSLSPGASASVQAGRTGSTGPGPGRYRIRAAHSGMCLSEVPSASSGLVTQTSCARSFPPMELERRPGGYRILTHHPEFGLGCMGISEGRKTPGPYVFDDQCGDENAGGEVFSFEPVGGAAPGFTIRAVHSGFCLGFPEDTKRDRAPLFHMPCDGSAGQVFVLVPG; translated from the coding sequence TTGAAGGGCGAGCTCAGGCGGTTGAAGGCGTGGTCCGGGCTGTCCTACCGAGAGTTGGAGCGCAGGGCGCAGAGCACTGGCCACCCGCTGCCCCACACGACCATTGCGGCGATGCTCAGTGCGTCCCGTCCACGGCTGCCACGGGACGAGCAGATCGAGGCGTTCACTCGCGCGTGCGGATGCGACGATGAGCAGGTCGCGGCTTGGGTGGCGGCCCGCCGTCGCATCGCCATGGAGGACGCGGTCCCTGAACAAGTACAAGTGCCCCCGCAGGAGTCGGACGGCCTTTCCTCTCCGGGGCTCCGCCGACGTCCTCTGCTGATCATTGGTGGGTTGTGCGCTGTGACCGTTGCCGTTCTGTTGGCGGTCGCGGTGGGGGACCGATTCTCGCGTGGATCGAGTGGGAAGAGCCTTTCGCCGGGGGCGTCGGCGTCCGTTCAGGCTGGACGCACCGGGAGCACCGGGCCTGGTCCGGGGCGGTATCGCATTCGTGCCGCGCATTCGGGGATGTGCCTGTCGGAGGTGCCGTCCGCGTCGAGCGGGCTGGTCACACAGACGTCCTGCGCCCGGTCCTTTCCGCCGATGGAGTTGGAACGCCGGCCCGGCGGCTATCGCATTCTCACGCACCACCCCGAGTTCGGCCTTGGGTGCATGGGCATCTCGGAAGGACGCAAGACGCCGGGCCCCTACGTGTTCGACGACCAATGCGGTGACGAGAACGCCGGGGGCGAGGTCTTCTCGTTCGAACCGGTTGGCGGCGCGGCCCCCGGGTTCACCATCCGAGCCGTTCACAGCGGCTTCTGCCTCGGGTTCCCGGAAGACACCAAGCGGGATCGGGCACCGCTGTTCCACATGCCGTGCGACGGTTCCGCCGGCCAGGTGTTCGTCCTCGTCCCGGGATAG
- a CDS encoding LuxR C-terminal-related transcriptional regulator, which produces MFRTGVKAELGGGVEIVGEAGDVDEAVTVIKAVQPDVVLLDVHLPGGGGIEVLRRLHGNVPSRFLALSVSDAAEDVIGVVRGGARGYVTKTISGPELTDAIGRVAEGDAVFSPRLAGFVLDAFAATDVPAVDPELDQITQRERDVLRLIARGYAYKEIAKELFISVKTVETHVSSVLRKLQLSNRHELSRWAAARRLV; this is translated from the coding sequence ATGTTCCGGACGGGCGTCAAGGCCGAGCTGGGCGGCGGCGTGGAGATCGTCGGGGAGGCGGGCGACGTCGACGAGGCCGTCACCGTGATCAAGGCCGTCCAGCCGGACGTGGTGCTGCTGGACGTGCACCTGCCCGGCGGAGGGGGGATCGAGGTGCTGCGGCGGCTGCACGGCAACGTCCCGTCCAGGTTCCTCGCCCTCTCGGTGTCGGACGCGGCGGAGGACGTGATCGGCGTCGTCCGGGGCGGGGCGCGCGGCTACGTGACCAAAACGATCTCGGGACCCGAGCTGACCGACGCGATCGGACGGGTCGCGGAGGGCGACGCGGTGTTCTCGCCCCGGCTCGCGGGCTTCGTGCTGGACGCGTTCGCCGCGACCGACGTGCCCGCCGTCGACCCGGAACTGGACCAGATCACCCAGCGGGAGCGGGACGTGCTGCGGCTGATCGCCCGGGGCTACGCCTACAAGGAGATCGCCAAGGAGCTGTTCATCTCCGTGAAGACGGTGGAGACGCATGTCAGCAGCGTGCTCCGCAAGCTCCAGCTGTCGAACCGGCACGAGCTCTCGCGCTGGGCGGCGGCGCGGCGCCTCGTCTGA
- a CDS encoding PspC domain-containing protein, whose amino-acid sequence MGDEQRPITDEERQAGAAAERPEPGYRRLARDPERRVLTGVCTGLGRYTGIDPVVYRVGFAILVLAHGQGIILYIAAALLMPGRPDGPSPVEHVVRRWFDAPAVLTILGALLCVGVAGSLFGGVSSDAIAIMVVFGLVLLVSHARGVDLVSVARTVPERLAGHPPASPASFSPRGPSASSGVSPGVDATPGTGGGLPEGMIDLGAYGRAAGAGTPSGGVASGATAVRRQEAPAARRERGGSPAASITLLAAMAAGAAMLPVANGYPAPDSWLIVMAPALAVIGLGLVAGGWLRTRGLATAGTVLTLTMLTTSAVGELPRNARYGDVEWRPTDTSRTNQEYKVGFGQGTLDLTALPLTPGQQVTIEAGILVGELRVVVPRSARVRLDARIGLGDLRVEMRTTSGPNARVRRVLEPEGPAVSNPPEIVLRIRGKVGDVEVERG is encoded by the coding sequence ATGGGCGACGAGCAGAGGCCGATCACGGACGAGGAGCGGCAGGCCGGAGCGGCGGCGGAGCGGCCGGAGCCGGGGTACCGGCGGCTGGCCCGCGACCCCGAACGGCGTGTGCTGACCGGGGTGTGCACGGGACTGGGCCGCTACACCGGCATCGACCCGGTGGTCTACCGGGTGGGGTTCGCGATCCTGGTCCTCGCGCACGGGCAGGGGATCATCCTCTACATCGCGGCGGCGCTGCTGATGCCCGGGAGGCCGGACGGGCCGTCGCCGGTGGAGCACGTCGTCAGGCGCTGGTTCGACGCCCCGGCGGTGCTGACGATCCTCGGGGCGCTGCTGTGCGTGGGCGTCGCGGGCAGCCTGTTCGGGGGCGTGTCCAGCGACGCCATCGCGATCATGGTGGTGTTCGGGCTGGTGCTGCTCGTCTCGCACGCGCGGGGCGTCGACCTGGTCTCGGTCGCCCGGACCGTCCCGGAGCGGCTCGCGGGGCATCCGCCGGCGTCTCCGGCCTCGTTCTCGCCGCGCGGGCCGTCCGCCTCGTCGGGCGTGTCACCGGGCGTGGACGCCACGCCGGGCACCGGTGGTGGCCTGCCCGAGGGAATGATCGACCTGGGCGCCTACGGACGTGCGGCCGGCGCGGGCACGCCGTCCGGTGGTGTGGCGTCCGGCGCGACCGCCGTCCGCCGCCAGGAGGCGCCCGCCGCGCGACGGGAACGCGGCGGCTCCCCCGCGGCGTCCATCACGCTTCTGGCGGCGATGGCCGCCGGGGCCGCGATGCTCCCGGTGGCGAACGGCTACCCGGCCCCGGATTCGTGGCTGATCGTCATGGCGCCCGCGCTCGCGGTGATCGGCCTCGGCCTGGTCGCCGGCGGCTGGCTGCGCACCCGCGGCCTCGCCACGGCGGGCACCGTGCTCACGCTGACGATGCTCACCACGTCCGCCGTGGGCGAACTGCCACGCAATGCCCGGTATGGGGACGTGGAGTGGCGGCCGACGGACACGAGCCGCACGAACCAGGAGTACAAGGTCGGATTCGGGCAGGGCACGCTCGACCTCACCGCGCTGCCCCTCACCCCCGGTCAGCAGGTCACCATCGAGGCGGGCATCCTCGTCGGCGAGCTGAGGGTCGTGGTGCCGCGGTCCGCGCGCGTCCGGCTGGACGCGCGGATCGGCCTCGGCGACCTGCGCGTGGAAATGCGCACGACCAGCGGCCCGAACGCCAGGGTGCGGCGGGTGCTGGAACCCGAGGGGCCCGCTGTGAGCAACCCGCCGGAGATCGTCCTGCGGATCCGCGGGAAGGTCGGGGACGTGGAGGTGGAGCGTGGCTGA
- a CDS encoding alkaline phosphatase D family protein, with translation MDRRSVLRGGLITTGGTAAALLTGGAASALVRTGRPRLTHGVQSGDVTAREAVVWARADRPSRMLVEVGRRPDFRNARTIRGPVLTPDTDLTGKTLLRGLPSGEELHYRVRLDDLDGRLTSAPVPGRLRTAPRRHQDIRFVWSGDLAGQGWGIAPDFGGYRIFKAMGALDPDFFLCSGDLVYSDGPLAETVPLPDGRTWRNIVTPEKAKVAETLPEYRGQFRYNLQDANLQAFNARVPMIYQWDDHETVNNWYPGEILDLPQYTEKRVDVLVSHARRAMFEYTPVRTARTGRLYRRISYGPLLDVFVLDMRTYKSPNDANNSPTQKDGLLGAEQTAWLKRELRDSKAVWKVIANDLPLGLVVPDGTAQESAAQGDNGAPLGREREIADLLSHAKKHRVRNMVWLTADVHYTAAHYYDPSKAAFSDFDPFWEFVAGPLNAGAFGPNTLDGTFGPQLRFAKAPPHANTSPAEGFQFFGEVDIDARSRELTVHLRDLDGKKLFRQTLTP, from the coding sequence ATGGACCGTCGGAGTGTGCTGCGCGGGGGCCTGATCACGACCGGCGGGACGGCCGCCGCCCTGCTCACCGGCGGCGCCGCCTCGGCGCTGGTCAGGACGGGGCGCCCCCGCCTGACCCACGGCGTGCAGAGCGGTGACGTGACCGCCCGCGAGGCGGTGGTGTGGGCCCGCGCGGACCGACCGTCCCGGATGCTGGTCGAGGTGGGCCGGCGCCCCGACTTCCGGAACGCCCGCACGATCAGGGGTCCGGTCCTCACACCGGACACCGACCTCACCGGCAAGACCCTCCTGCGCGGCCTGCCGTCCGGCGAGGAACTGCACTACCGCGTGCGCCTCGACGACCTGGACGGGCGGCTCACGTCCGCGCCCGTCCCCGGCCGCCTGCGCACCGCGCCGCGCCGCCACCAGGACATCCGCTTCGTCTGGTCGGGCGACCTGGCCGGGCAGGGCTGGGGCATCGCCCCCGATTTCGGCGGCTACCGCATCTTCAAGGCGATGGGCGCGCTCGACCCGGACTTCTTCCTGTGCAGCGGCGACCTCGTCTACTCCGACGGCCCCCTCGCCGAGACGGTCCCGCTCCCGGACGGCCGCACCTGGCGCAACATCGTCACCCCCGAGAAGGCCAAGGTCGCCGAGACGCTCCCCGAATATCGCGGCCAGTTCCGCTACAACCTCCAGGACGCGAACCTCCAGGCGTTCAACGCCCGCGTGCCGATGATCTACCAGTGGGACGACCACGAGACCGTCAACAACTGGTACCCCGGCGAGATCCTCGACCTTCCGCAGTACACCGAGAAGCGCGTGGACGTCCTCGTGTCCCACGCCCGCCGCGCGATGTTCGAATACACCCCGGTCAGGACGGCGCGAACCGGGCGCCTCTACCGCAGGATCTCCTACGGCCCGTTGCTGGACGTCTTCGTCCTGGACATGCGCACCTACAAGTCCCCGAACGACGCGAACAACTCCCCCACTCAGAAGGACGGCCTTCTGGGCGCCGAGCAGACGGCGTGGCTCAAGCGCGAACTCCGCGACTCCAAGGCCGTCTGGAAAGTCATCGCGAACGACCTCCCGCTCGGCCTGGTCGTCCCCGACGGCACGGCCCAGGAGTCCGCCGCGCAAGGCGACAACGGCGCCCCCCTCGGACGCGAACGCGAGATCGCCGACCTGCTCTCCCACGCCAAGAAGCACCGCGTCCGGAACATGGTCTGGCTCACCGCCGACGTCCACTACACGGCGGCCCACTACTACGACCCGTCCAAGGCCGCATTCTCCGACTTCGACCCCTTCTGGGAATTCGTCGCAGGCCCCCTGAACGCCGGCGCCTTCGGCCCCAACACCCTCGACGGCACGTTCGGCCCCCAGCTGAGGTTCGCGAAGGCACCACCCCACGCGAACACCTCCCCCGCCGAGGGCTTCCAGTTCTTCGGCGAGGTGGACATAGACGCCCGCAGCCGGGAGCTGACCGTTCACCTGCGGGACCTGGACGGCAAGAAGCTCTTCAGGCAGACCCTCACTCCCTGA
- a CDS encoding dicarboxylate/amino acid:cation symporter, which produces MPATPGPRGDRAWRTPVNLRVWKWQFWQQIVLSLVLGVAVGVLIHNFADGEETAKDWLDPFGDVYISLLKVVVVPLVFAAIVVSVGRLRNVGSVARLTGKTLGWFVVTSAIATAIGLAVALIVKPGEGLGKLASESAETEPVTWTQVLHNLFPSNIVKAMADGNVLGVVTFAVLFGAALVAIGERGERITGIVDDLYLVMQKAVWWVVRLTPIGSFFLIGSVVATYGPSSLEPLAKFTGAIYLAVAIMLLLGYPALLRVFGRVNPLKFLRNSWPAIEFAFVSSSSIATLPIAQRVSIERNGVQREYASFAQPLGATIKFDGCGAIYPAVAAVFVAQYTGVNLGIADYSLIALAAVIGQLGTGGTPGPALVALTLTLTTVGLPLQAVGYLIAIDKVIDMARTALNVTGQLTVPILVARSEGLLDDEVFNGRPVDLISPEADESREERREETLGQGRRGKPQPPEPAPA; this is translated from the coding sequence GTGCCCGCCACCCCTGGGCCGCGCGGCGACCGCGCCTGGAGAACCCCAGTGAACCTCCGCGTCTGGAAATGGCAATTCTGGCAGCAGATCGTGCTGTCGCTCGTGCTCGGCGTCGCCGTCGGCGTCCTGATCCACAACTTCGCCGACGGCGAGGAGACCGCCAAGGACTGGCTCGACCCGTTCGGCGACGTCTACATCAGCCTCCTCAAGGTCGTCGTCGTCCCGCTGGTGTTCGCCGCGATCGTGGTGAGCGTCGGACGGCTCCGCAACGTCGGCAGCGTCGCCCGGCTGACCGGCAAGACCCTCGGCTGGTTCGTCGTCACCTCGGCCATCGCCACCGCCATCGGGCTGGCCGTCGCGCTGATCGTCAAGCCGGGCGAGGGCCTCGGCAAGCTGGCCAGCGAGTCCGCCGAGACCGAGCCGGTCACGTGGACGCAGGTGCTGCACAACCTGTTCCCGTCCAACATCGTCAAGGCGATGGCGGACGGCAACGTCCTCGGCGTCGTCACGTTCGCGGTGCTGTTCGGCGCCGCGCTGGTCGCGATCGGCGAGCGCGGTGAGCGCATCACCGGCATCGTCGACGACCTCTACCTGGTCATGCAGAAGGCCGTCTGGTGGGTCGTCCGCCTCACCCCGATCGGCTCGTTCTTCCTGATCGGCTCGGTCGTGGCGACGTACGGCCCGAGCTCGCTGGAGCCGCTCGCCAAGTTCACCGGCGCGATCTACCTCGCCGTCGCCATCATGCTGCTGCTCGGCTACCCCGCGCTGCTGCGGGTGTTCGGCCGCGTGAACCCGCTGAAGTTCCTGCGCAACTCCTGGCCCGCGATCGAGTTCGCGTTCGTCTCCTCGTCCTCGATCGCGACGCTGCCGATCGCGCAGCGGGTGTCGATCGAGCGCAACGGCGTGCAGCGCGAGTACGCGAGCTTCGCCCAGCCGCTCGGCGCGACGATCAAGTTCGACGGCTGCGGTGCGATCTACCCGGCGGTCGCGGCGGTCTTCGTCGCCCAGTACACCGGCGTGAACCTCGGCATCGCCGACTACTCGCTGATCGCGCTCGCCGCCGTGATCGGGCAGCTCGGCACCGGCGGCACCCCCGGCCCGGCGCTGGTCGCGCTGACGCTGACCCTCACCACGGTCGGCCTGCCGCTCCAGGCGGTCGGCTACCTGATCGCGATCGACAAGGTCATCGACATGGCCCGGACGGCGCTGAACGTCACCGGGCAGCTCACGGTGCCGATCCTGGTCGCACGCTCGGAGGGCCTGCTGGACGACGAGGTGTTCAACGGCAGGCCCGTCGACCTGATCTCCCCCGAGGCGGACGAGAGCCGTGAGGAGCGGCGCGAGGAGACCCTCGGGCAGGGCCGGCGCGGGAAGCCCCAGCCCCCCGAGCCCGCCCCTGCCTGA
- a CDS encoding DUF4190 domain-containing protein yields the protein MPGEPSSSYGSGPPLNNDKTNGLAIGAFVTGLIPCVSLLGLILGVISLRQIGRLGGKGRGLAMAGIALFCVWLAASIAGYALLGGDDSDKGTSAKPKITSTKPKKVDAKKMKVGDCINDNSGASTSTSADGPVEVESVKIVPCTGPHDGEVLAAFKLGGLFPSENEMSQKASAGCKRLMAPRLRRDPAAASLATSYYYPTAESWTRGDRDVTCVAVHATEGKKLTRPIRR from the coding sequence ATGCCCGGTGAACCGTCCTCCTCGTACGGCTCCGGGCCCCCTCTCAACAACGACAAGACAAACGGCCTGGCCATCGGCGCCTTCGTCACCGGGCTCATCCCGTGCGTGAGCCTGCTGGGCCTCATCCTCGGCGTGATCTCCCTCCGCCAGATCGGACGGCTCGGAGGTAAGGGACGTGGCCTGGCGATGGCCGGCATCGCCCTGTTCTGCGTTTGGCTGGCCGCCAGCATCGCCGGCTATGCCCTTCTCGGTGGAGACGACTCCGACAAGGGCACAAGCGCCAAGCCGAAGATCACCTCGACCAAGCCGAAGAAGGTCGACGCCAAGAAGATGAAGGTCGGCGACTGCATCAACGACAACTCCGGTGCGTCCACCTCGACCTCGGCGGACGGGCCGGTGGAGGTCGAGAGCGTCAAGATCGTGCCGTGCACAGGCCCGCACGACGGCGAGGTGCTCGCCGCGTTCAAGCTCGGCGGGCTCTTCCCGAGCGAGAACGAGATGAGCCAGAAGGCCTCGGCCGGCTGCAAGCGGCTGATGGCCCCCCGGCTGCGCCGCGACCCCGCCGCCGCCAGCCTCGCGACGTCCTACTACTACCCGACGGCGGAGTCGTGGACCCGCGGCGACCGCGACGTGACCTGCGTCGCCGTGCACGCCACCGAGGGCAAGAAGCTCACCCGCCCGATCCGCCGCTGA